TGAGCTTCTTCGAGATATATGGAGGAAAACTGTACGATCTTCTCAGTGATCGGAAGTAAGTGGCACAAAATTCCTTGTCTGCTTATATTGTTATGCCATTTGAATTTGCTGAGAATTGAGATTCGACTTATGCAGAAAACTTTGCATGAGAGAGGATGGCAAGCAGCAAGTTTGCATTGTTGGTTTACAAGAATACAAAGTATCAGATGTGGAGACAATTAAGGACCTCATCGAGAAAGGAAGTTCTACTAGAAGCACTGGCACTACGGGTGCAAATGAGGAATCCTCCCGCTCACATGCTATACTTCAACTTGCTATCAAGAGGTCTGTCGATGGCAGCGAATCAAAGCCTCCTCGTTTAGTTGGAAAGCTCTCCTTTATAGATCTTGCCGGAAGTGAACGTGGTGCAGATACCACAGATAATGATAAGCAGACGAGGTAtagtccaatttttttttttgtcaaaacgCTTCTGATTCTTACTACAGTATGCTATACTATCTGTTGTAGTATATAGTTTCTTATGTATAGGTATAGTTATCTTTATAATTGAgatatgtttgttttgtttagattaatttaattgattggCTATTTGTGAATGCTGCAGAATGGAAGGTGCAGAAATCAACAAGAGTTTACTTGCACTGAAAGAATGCATAAGGGCCCTGGATAACGACAAGAGTCATATTCCCTTCAGAGGCAGTAAATTGACTGAGGTTCTGAGGGATTCTTTTGTTGGCAATTCCCGGACTGTTATGATATCCTGTATTTCTCCAAGCTCAGGATCATGTGAACACactcttaacaccttaagataTGCTGATAGGTGATTGAAACTAATTTGAAGTATGAAATTATCTTGCAGTGACTTTTATTCTTGTAATGCGATATCTAAATTAtacaatttctttaaaaatttacatttcagAGTGAAGAGCCTTTCGAAAGGAAACACCTCAAAGAAGGACATATTGTCTTCAACCTTAAATCTAAAAGAATCAACGGCAGTGCCCTTATCCTCAGTTTTACCTGCTTCATCTAACTTTGATGATGATGTAACTGATGCATGGGCTGAACAAGATGAAAAGGATGATTTTGATGCATCTGAAGACTCCTATGAACAAGAGAAACCAATATGGAAAGAGAATTTGAAGGTTGACTCATACAATCTATTAACTTCAGAGGATAAATTACAGAAACCCATTGGTCAGACAAAATGGAAGGATCGACCAAAATCTGATCTTAAGAACTCACATTCAGACGATGATTTGAATGCTCTGCTGCAGGTAACAGCTTGAACATGTATGAATGTATTATGAATATGCAGAAATTCAAGTTGTTACTATATTAATCATTCTGTTACATATATTCAGGAAGAGGAGGATCTTGTAAATGCTCATAGAAAACAAGTGGAGGATACAATGAACTTAGTTAGGGAGGTATATAATGCGGCCACATGTGCACTTTACCTTCATTTTCCCCTACATACTCCGTGTTATCCATTATCGTGGggctttttttttatgaagtaTTGGTGATAAATTTAGGATGATAACAGAATTTTGGAATTGAAAATGTTGATTATTTTAATGCAGACTAATACTTTGAACCTTATGTTCCTTTTGCATTTGCAGGAGATGAACCTATTGGTCGAAGCAGACCAACCTGGCAACCAACTAGATGATTATATTACCAGATTGAATGCCATTCTTTCTCAAAAGACTGCAGGGATACTACAATTACAAAACCGTTTGGCCCATTTCCAGAAGCGATTGAAGGAGCATAATGTTTTAATATCTTCTGTTGGCTATTGATCCTCATGGAACTGGAGACATCATACGTGATATGATCGATGTTTTACCTCTTATGCAACCATTTTTTAGAATGTAATGATTGTTACGGATGTAGTAGTTTGGTTTGAGATGTTGGAGATCGAATAAGGTCCATCTCTCTTTCAATCGTTATACTAGAAAGCTTATTTTTGAGTTCATGCCACATTCTGGCATGCTTTGTAAATTTGGTTTTAGCACTACAATATCATTCATTTAATGGATtcttattataaattgttttaatggAATGTTTAGTGATTTACAATACCCAGATGTAGCTAGCTATGAGCATATGAGAATTTGATTAAACATACAgtaatgatatatttttaaacttaaaaaacatGTGCATTAAATGGCTATGATTGGTACTATACTATTCCTTGATCATATCTAGGTGATGAATCTTTGGAAGGGATGTTGGCCAGCTCGGTGGCACAAATGCAAACACCATCATCTCCTCATATGCATATAAAGATTCTTGCGTATCTTTCCAATGATAAGGAAAATATACCGTTTCCACTCTTCCGGTCTTTATGTTGACCGAGATAATGCCAGGATCGCGACGAGGTTCATTATAATCCTCGGTATGGAAATACAATACATTTGGGTCAATGGGGTCTACAGCCAGCAAGTAACTGTTCATATTTGATGGAAGAATGCAATTTTCATCGACGATCAGTTCCAGGTCTTCGAGTCGAAAGGTATGTTCCAAGCACCATTCATCTTCTCCAGCTTCAGCTTCAATTAGTCTCCAAATTCTCCAACTATTTGACCGGTTCTCTATGTGCACTTGCACATGATATAGATGTTCACCCGAATGGCTTACTCCAGTGGCATACCAACCCGGACGACTATTTGTGTTTCCCAGCGCTTGTATCAGACGACATTTCTCCAGATTTGGATCAAATGCCATGATTTGAGAGGCGGTCGAACCTTGTTGACTGCTAACCCAGTGCAAGATCCCTTTGTATTCAACGGCCTTAGTGGGT
This window of the Mercurialis annua linkage group LG5, ddMerAnnu1.2, whole genome shotgun sequence genome carries:
- the LOC126680682 gene encoding kinesin-like protein KIN-13B — encoded protein: MNGSMGRQGQRSAGGATATVHHQRQYSDNFLETSSSSSNGRWLQSAGLQHLQNLSSSSSSSIPPLQDYNFYGGGGGGGQGMRMYRTAQKGFNGGNEYYGEPTTPPVSSRQSSLRKNGDDSPNEFSPGLLDLHSFDTELLPELPVPGLYDGSSLFNPVRGRSFDDSEPYISNNKQTARAPVFPESNLLKSFTADKEKASSVAKIKVVVRKRPLNKKELAKNEEDIIDTHSSSVTVHETKLKVDLTEYAEKHEFVFDAVLNEEVSNDEVYRETVEPIVPIIFQRTKATCFAYGQTGSGKTYTMKPLPLKASRDILRLMHHTYRNQGFQLFVSFFEIYGGKLYDLLSDRKKLCMREDGKQQVCIVGLQEYKVSDVETIKDLIEKGSSTRSTGTTGANEESSRSHAILQLAIKRSVDGSESKPPRLVGKLSFIDLAGSERGADTTDNDKQTRMEGAEINKSLLALKECIRALDNDKSHIPFRGSKLTEVLRDSFVGNSRTVMISCISPSSGSCEHTLNTLRYADRVKSLSKGNTSKKDILSSTLNLKESTAVPLSSVLPASSNFDDDVTDAWAEQDEKDDFDASEDSYEQEKPIWKENLKVDSYNLLTSEDKLQKPIGQTKWKDRPKSDLKNSHSDDDLNALLQEEEDLVNAHRKQVEDTMNLVREEMNLLVEADQPGNQLDDYITRLNAILSQKTAGILQLQNRLAHFQKRLKEHNVLISSVGY